A single genomic interval of Verrucomicrobiia bacterium harbors:
- a CDS encoding cellulase family glycosylhydrolase: NLVLPPDDNVIVSVHCYDPFHFTHQGTSWGGPDVKVTGFRFPGPPETPLTIATNVQAAPWVHDRVKQYNTQPAGNNPVSATAFREKLRQARAWSDHYGRPVHIGEFGCYYKVDAESRTRYYEQFRKTAEELGIGWAIWDWSANFRYWDREKQQPLPGMREALFGQPSNP; this comes from the coding sequence AACCTGGTTTTGCCGCCCGACGACAATGTCATCGTTTCGGTTCACTGTTACGACCCGTTTCATTTCACGCATCAGGGAACGTCCTGGGGCGGACCCGACGTCAAGGTGACGGGCTTTCGCTTTCCCGGTCCTCCTGAAACACCGCTGACCATTGCCACCAACGTGCAGGCGGCTCCCTGGGTTCATGACCGTGTCAAGCAGTACAACACGCAGCCCGCCGGAAACAATCCTGTGAGCGCGACCGCGTTTCGCGAAAAACTGCGTCAAGCCCGCGCCTGGTCAGATCACTACGGCCGCCCCGTGCACATCGGCGAGTTCGGCTGCTATTACAAGGTGGACGCTGAATCGCGCACGCGATACTACGAACAGTTCCGAAAAACCGCGGAGGAATTGGGAATCGGCTGGGCAATCTGGGATTGGAGCGCGAATTTTCGTTATTGGGATCGTGAGAAGCAGCAACCCCTTCCTGGAATGCGGGAGGCGTTGTTCGGGCAGCCGTCGAACCCGTGA